A portion of the Lolium rigidum isolate FL_2022 chromosome 1, APGP_CSIRO_Lrig_0.1, whole genome shotgun sequence genome contains these proteins:
- the LOC124657914 gene encoding RING-H2 finger protein ATL74-like — MLTAHKSTHKHCTKTHITGCLLHYDVVGRRYPTHAWQARGGGALFAGQGTALVFASYPVLLLLVLLSAFFKHVWIALVLYCSAMLALSCAGRVFAGPVVVAHDETAVERGGLSQATLAAIPAFVYGASGAGSGRVGDGEAECAVCIETLRAGETARRLPVCAHTFHVGCIDMWLDSHATCPVCRCHIEPHKGGKMAPLLPEPPLPPV; from the coding sequence ATGCTCACAGCTCACAAGTCCACACACAAGCATTGCACCAAGACACACATCACGGGGTGTTTACTTCACTACGATGTCGTCGGCAGACGATACCCGACGCACGCGTGGCaggcgcgcggtggcggcgccctgTTCGCCGGGCAGGGCACCGCGCTGGTCTTTGCGTCCTACCCGGTGCTCCTGCTGCTCGTCCTGCTCTCAGCGTTCTTCAAGCATGTCTGGATTGCCCTCGTGCTCTACTGCTCGGCCATGTTGGCGCTCTCCTGCGCCGGCCGCGTCTTCGCTGGGCCGGTGGTGGTAGCGCACGACGAGACGGCCGTCGAGCGGGGCGGGCTGTCACAGGCTACCCTAGCGGCGATCCCTGCGTTCGTTTACGGCGCCTCTGGGGCAGGCAGTGGTCGTGTCGGCGATGGCGAGGCCGAATGTGCGGTGTGCATAGAGACTCTGCGAGCCGGCGAGACAGCGCGGCGGCTGCCGGTGTGCGCGCACACGTTCCACGTGGGGTGCATCGACATGTGGCTCGACTCGCACGCGACGTGCCCCGTCTGCCGGTGCCACATAGAGCCGCACAAGGGCGGCAAGATGGCGCCGTTGCTGCCAGAGCCGCCCTTGCCGCCGGTGTAG